A region from the Streptomyces lydicus genome encodes:
- a CDS encoding ATP-binding protein: MADFVGRRQELATLERELQKVAAGVGGERPGRCVMLRGRRRVGKSRLVERFAERSGAPFLFYAATGASPRDDLARLARDAQASTLPLAGLVAAARPESWDAAFDVLAAALSADRASVLVVDEVPYLMDADGAFEGMLQRAWDRVLETKPVLLVLIGSDLSMMEALNSYGRPFHQRGREMVLGPLNPAEVGQMLGLEPAEAFDAALVTGGLPLICAEWPRGAGLWDFLGEALSDPVSALLVSAERSLAAEFPPQAQARKVLAAIGSGERTFTNIARAAGGIGATPLQRALELLTGKRIVAAELPVSLRPSKDRRYRVTDPYLRFWLHLLGPSMEEIERGRGDLTLARIRENWTSWRGRAVEPVVREALARVLPDDRLPAAPAVGGYWTRTNDVEIDIVGADRAPIAKELLFVGSIKWLEQSPFDRHDLAALHRHRAALTDEPVPVVAVSRSGVGCPGLDAAYGPGDLLTAWPL, encoded by the coding sequence ATGGCGGACTTCGTGGGCCGTCGCCAGGAGCTGGCGACGTTGGAGCGAGAGCTGCAGAAGGTGGCGGCAGGGGTTGGCGGGGAGCGGCCCGGTCGGTGCGTGATGTTGCGCGGTCGGCGCCGGGTGGGCAAGTCGCGGCTGGTCGAGCGGTTTGCGGAGCGCTCCGGAGCGCCCTTCTTGTTCTACGCGGCGACTGGTGCGTCCCCCAGGGATGATCTGGCACGGCTGGCCCGGGACGCCCAAGCATCGACACTGCCGTTGGCGGGGCTGGTGGCCGCCGCGCGGCCGGAGAGCTGGGATGCCGCGTTCGATGTGCTTGCCGCAGCGCTGTCCGCCGACCGGGCGAGCGTGCTGGTCGTCGACGAGGTGCCGTACCTGATGGACGCCGATGGCGCCTTTGAGGGGATGCTGCAACGGGCCTGGGACCGGGTGCTGGAGACCAAGCCGGTGCTGCTGGTCCTCATCGGCTCCGATCTGTCGATGATGGAGGCCCTGAACAGCTACGGACGTCCCTTCCATCAGCGCGGCCGGGAGATGGTGCTGGGGCCGCTGAACCCCGCCGAGGTGGGGCAGATGCTCGGGTTGGAACCGGCGGAAGCCTTCGATGCCGCGCTGGTCACCGGCGGGCTGCCGCTGATCTGTGCGGAGTGGCCGCGCGGTGCAGGGCTGTGGGATTTCCTCGGTGAGGCGCTGAGTGACCCGGTCTCGGCCCTGCTGGTGTCGGCCGAGCGTTCACTGGCTGCCGAATTCCCCCCGCAGGCTCAGGCGCGTAAGGTGCTGGCGGCTATCGGCAGTGGTGAGCGGACCTTCACCAACATCGCCCGTGCGGCCGGCGGAATCGGGGCCACCCCGCTGCAGCGAGCGCTGGAGCTGCTTACGGGCAAGCGGATCGTCGCTGCGGAGCTGCCCGTATCGCTGCGTCCGTCCAAGGACCGTCGTTATCGGGTGACCGATCCCTACCTGCGGTTTTGGCTGCACCTGCTCGGCCCGTCCATGGAGGAGATCGAGCGGGGGCGGGGTGATCTGACCTTGGCGCGCATCCGGGAGAACTGGACCAGCTGGCGGGGCCGGGCCGTCGAGCCCGTTGTCCGCGAGGCGCTGGCGCGGGTGCTGCCCGATGACAGGCTGCCCGCGGCCCCCGCGGTGGGCGGCTACTGGACCCGCACCAACGACGTGGAGATCGACATCGTTGGTGCCGACAGGGCTCCCATCGCCAAGGAGCTGCTCTTCGTCGGCTCCATCAAGTGGCTGGAGCAGTCGCCCTTCGACCGGCACGACTTGGCAGCTCTCCATCGGCACCGGGCTGCGCTCACCGATGAACCTGTCCCCGTCGTGGCGGTCTCGCGTAGCGGAGTCGGCTGTCCGGGGCTCGATGCCGCCTACGGCCCCGGCGATTTGCTGACCGCTTGGCCGCTGTGA